CGGGCGATGATCGCAGGGTGCCGATCGATCATGCCGTTCCAGACCCGCCGTTCGGTCTCGTACTCCGGATCGGAGGGCCGGAGTACCTCGCCGCGGAACGCGTCTACAAACGATCGCACGTCCTCGCTCGAAAGACGCGCGAACGATTCCTCTCCCGGTGACCGGCTCGTCGTTGCCATACTCGAGGGTACGTCGCCAGCGGGAATAAGAACTGTATGATGATTTACGCGTCACTCGGCGGCGAGGACAGGTCGCAGAACGAACCGGACAGCGGGGCGTTCAGTTTCGGAGTGAGATCCAGCGGGCGGGCGAAACGGGGCTCAGACGAGCAGCTGGACGTCGGACTCCGCCATGTGCTGGAGGGCGGTGGCCGCACCGACGCCGGTGGTGACGCCGTCGTAGAAGTCCTCCTCGTCGTACTCCATCAGTTCGATGGTCATCTGGCAGGCCTGGAGGTCGACACCGCTCTCGAGCGAGAGGTCGATCAGCTCCTCGATCGTGGCGGTACCGTTCTCGTCGATCTTCTTTCGCATCATCTTCGTCGCCATCGCGTCCATCCCGGGGAGCGCGGCGAGCGCGTTCGGCATCGGCATGCTTGGGTTGCCGACGGCGCTCAGTTTGAGGTCCCGGGACTTCTCCTCGTGCAGGATATCGAGGCCCCAGAACGTGTGAAAGACGATGACCTCCCAGTCGAAGGCCGCCGCCGTGCTCGCGAGGATGAGCGGCGGGTAGGCCATGTCGAGAGTCCCCTGGGTAGCGACGATCGTCATCTTCTTTCGATCGTCAGTGTCAGCCTCGAGCGCCGCCAGTTGCTCCTCGAGCTCCTCGACCCGTACCTCGAGGTCGACGTCGTCGGCGTCGTCGGTCGTCGTGGGGGTATCCGTGCTCATTTTAGACCGTCTTCTTCAC
The sequence above is drawn from the Natrononativus amylolyticus genome and encodes:
- a CDS encoding DsrE/DsrF/DrsH-like family protein, translating into MSTDTPTTTDDADDVDLEVRVEELEEQLAALEADTDDRKKMTIVATQGTLDMAYPPLILASTAAAFDWEVIVFHTFWGLDILHEEKSRDLKLSAVGNPSMPMPNALAALPGMDAMATKMMRKKIDENGTATIEELIDLSLESGVDLQACQMTIELMEYDEEDFYDGVTTGVGAATALQHMAESDVQLLV